From the Pseudomonas putida genome, one window contains:
- the rpmF gene encoding 50S ribosomal protein L32, whose product MAVQQNKKSRSARDMRRSHDALSENALSVEKTTGEVHLRHHVSPEGVYRGRKVVDKGADE is encoded by the coding sequence ATGGCTGTTCAGCAGAACAAAAAATCCCGCTCTGCCCGTGACATGCGCCGTTCGCACGACGCCCTGTCGGAAAACGCGCTGTCGGTAGAGAAAACCACCGGTGAAGTACACCTGCGCCACCACGTTTCGCCAGAAGGCGTATACCGTGGTCGCAAAGTGGTCGACAAGGGCGCTGACGAGTAA
- the plsX gene encoding phosphate acyltransferase PlsX: MSAQIIAIDAMGGDFGPRSIVQASIACLSATPSLHLTLVGQPSLLEDLVSGLAAADRARLQIVAASEVIGMDERPSQALRGKPDSSMRIALELVRDGKAQACVSAGNTGALMALSRFVLKTLPGIDRPAMVAAIPTQAGYCQLLDLGANVDCSADNLYQFAVMGSVAAQALGIHRPRVALLNIGTEDIKGNQQVKLAATLLQNARGLNYVGFVEGDGLYRGEADVVVCDGFVGNILLKSSEGLATMIGERIEKLFKGGALSRVAGAVAMPLLKRLQADLAPARHNGASFLGLQGIVIKSHGSAGVQGFQSAIQRALIEIQENLPQRLHGRLEDLLP; this comes from the coding sequence TTGTCCGCTCAGATCATCGCGATCGACGCAATGGGCGGGGACTTCGGTCCCCGCAGCATTGTCCAGGCTAGCATTGCCTGCCTTTCGGCTACCCCCTCGCTGCACCTGACCCTCGTCGGTCAACCCTCCCTCCTTGAAGATCTTGTCAGCGGCCTGGCAGCTGCGGATCGCGCGCGCCTGCAGATTGTCGCCGCCAGTGAGGTGATCGGTATGGACGAGCGGCCATCCCAGGCGTTGCGTGGCAAGCCGGACTCGTCGATGCGCATCGCCCTTGAACTGGTGCGTGACGGCAAGGCCCAGGCCTGCGTGAGTGCCGGCAATACCGGGGCGCTGATGGCGTTGTCGCGTTTCGTGCTCAAAACCCTGCCGGGTATCGATCGGCCAGCCATGGTGGCGGCGATTCCGACCCAGGCGGGTTACTGCCAGCTGCTCGACCTTGGTGCCAACGTCGACTGCAGTGCCGATAACCTCTACCAGTTTGCCGTCATGGGCTCCGTGGCTGCCCAGGCTTTGGGCATTCACCGGCCGCGCGTGGCGCTGCTGAACATCGGTACCGAGGACATCAAGGGCAACCAGCAGGTCAAGCTGGCGGCCACGTTGCTGCAGAACGCCCGCGGCCTCAATTATGTCGGCTTCGTCGAAGGTGACGGCCTGTATCGCGGCGAGGCGGACGTGGTGGTGTGCGACGGCTTTGTCGGCAACATCCTGCTCAAGTCCAGCGAAGGCCTGGCGACCATGATCGGCGAGCGTATCGAAAAGCTGTTCAAGGGCGGCGCGTTGTCGCGTGTCGCCGGGGCAGTGGCGATGCCACTGCTCAAGCGCCTGCAGGCCGACCTGGCACCGGCGCGGCACAATGGCGCGAGCTTTCTCGGCCTGCAGGGCATCGTCATCAAGAGCCATGGCTCGGCGGGGGTGCAGGGCTTCCAGAGCGCGATCCAGCGAGCACTGATCGAGATCCAGGAAAATCTCCCGCAGCGGCTTCATGGCCGCCTCGAAGACTTGTTGCCTTAG
- the fabD gene encoding ACP S-malonyltransferase, translating to MSASLAFVFPGQGSQSLGMLAELGAEKPVVIETFKEASEALGYDLWKLVQEGPEEQLNQTDKTQPAILTASIALWRLWLEEGGAQPAFVSGHSLGEYSALVAAGALSLKDAVRLVERRGQLMQEAVPAGHGAMAAILGLDDAVVVEICAEAAEDEVVSAVNFNSPGQVVIAGNKAAVDRAMELCKAKGAKRALPLAVSVPSHCALMKPAAERFAEFVNAIEWKAPQIPVVQNVTAAIAADLDALKQDLLAQLYQPVRWVECVQTLAANGAVNLVECGPGKVLAGLNKRCADGVTTYNLNTPDAVAATRAALA from the coding sequence ATGTCTGCATCCCTCGCATTCGTCTTCCCAGGTCAAGGTTCCCAGTCGCTGGGCATGCTCGCCGAACTCGGTGCTGAAAAGCCGGTGGTCATCGAGACCTTCAAGGAGGCTTCCGAGGCTCTGGGCTATGACCTGTGGAAGCTGGTCCAGGAAGGTCCGGAAGAACAACTCAACCAGACCGACAAGACCCAGCCGGCGATCCTCACCGCCTCCATCGCCCTGTGGCGCCTGTGGCTGGAAGAGGGCGGCGCGCAGCCGGCCTTCGTTTCCGGTCACAGCCTGGGTGAATACAGCGCTCTGGTTGCAGCCGGCGCACTGTCGCTGAAAGATGCCGTGCGCCTGGTCGAGCGCCGTGGCCAGCTGATGCAGGAAGCCGTGCCGGCCGGTCATGGCGCCATGGCTGCAATCCTCGGCCTGGATGACGCCGTCGTGGTGGAAATCTGCGCCGAAGCGGCCGAAGACGAAGTGGTCAGCGCCGTGAATTTCAACTCGCCAGGCCAGGTGGTCATCGCCGGTAACAAGGCAGCGGTCGACCGCGCCATGGAGCTGTGCAAGGCCAAGGGCGCCAAGCGTGCCCTGCCGCTGGCGGTCAGCGTGCCGTCGCACTGCGCCCTGATGAAACCAGCTGCCGAGCGCTTTGCCGAGTTCGTCAACGCCATCGAATGGAAGGCCCCGCAGATCCCGGTGGTGCAGAACGTCACCGCCGCCATCGCCGCCGACCTCGATGCCCTGAAGCAGGACCTGCTGGCACAGCTGTACCAGCCGGTGCGCTGGGTAGAATGCGTGCAGACCCTGGCCGCCAACGGTGCGGTCAACCTGGTCGAGTGCGGCCCGGGCAAGGTCCTGGCTGGCCTGAACAAGCGTTGCGCCGACGGCGTGACCACCTACAACCTCAATACCCCTGATGCTGTCGCCGCCACCCGCGCGGCGCTGGCCTGA
- the fabG gene encoding 3-oxoacyl-ACP reductase FabG, which translates to MSLQGKVALVTGASRGIGQAIALELGRQGATVIGTATSASGAERIAATLKEHGITGTGMELNVTSAESVEAVLGAIGEQFGAPAILVNNAGITRDNLMLRMKDDEWFDVIDTNLNSLYRLSKGVLRGMTKARWGRIISIGSVVGAMGNAGQANYAAAKAGLEGFSRALAREVGSRGITVNSVTPGFIDTDMTRELPEAQREALQTQIPLGRLGQADEIAKVVSFLASDGAGYVTGATVPVNGGMYM; encoded by the coding sequence ATGAGCCTGCAAGGTAAAGTTGCACTGGTCACTGGCGCCAGCCGTGGTATTGGCCAGGCCATCGCCCTCGAACTGGGCCGCCAGGGCGCGACCGTGATCGGTACCGCCACTTCGGCTTCCGGTGCCGAGCGCATCGCCGCCACCTTGAAAGAGCACGGCATCACCGGCACTGGCATGGAACTGAATGTTACCAGCGCCGAGTCCGTGGAAGCGGTACTGGGCGCCATCGGCGAGCAGTTCGGCGCGCCGGCCATTCTGGTCAACAACGCTGGGATCACCCGCGACAACCTCATGCTGCGCATGAAGGACGACGAGTGGTTCGACGTGATCGACACCAACCTGAACAGCCTCTACCGTCTGTCCAAGGGCGTGCTGCGTGGCATGACCAAGGCGCGCTGGGGTCGTATCATCAGCATCGGTTCGGTCGTCGGTGCCATGGGCAACGCTGGCCAGGCCAACTACGCGGCGGCCAAGGCCGGCCTCGAAGGGTTCAGCCGCGCCCTGGCGCGTGAAGTGGGTTCGCGTGGCATCACCGTCAACTCGGTGACCCCGGGCTTCATCGACACCGACATGACCCGCGAGCTGCCAGAAGCGCAGCGCGAAGCCCTGCAGACCCAGATTCCGCTGGGCCGCCTGGGCCAGGCTGATGAAATCGCCAAGGTGGTTTCGTTCCTGGCGTCGGACGGCGCTGGCTACGTTACCGGCGCTACCGTGCCGGTCAACGGCGGGATGTACATGTAA
- the acpP gene encoding acyl carrier protein, producing MSTIEERVKKIVAEQLGVKEEEVTNEKSFVDDLGADSLDTVELVMALEEEFETEIPDEEAEKITTVQAAIDYVNSHKA from the coding sequence ATGAGCACCATCGAAGAACGCGTCAAGAAAATCGTCGCCGAGCAACTGGGCGTCAAGGAAGAGGAAGTGACCAACGAGAAGTCCTTCGTCGATGACCTGGGTGCCGATTCGCTTGACACCGTTGAGCTGGTGATGGCTCTGGAAGAGGAATTCGAGACCGAAATCCCTGACGAAGAAGCCGAGAAGATCACTACCGTTCAAGCTGCAATCGACTACGTCAACAGCCACAAGGCCTAA
- the fabF gene encoding beta-ketoacyl-ACP synthase II: MSRRRVVVTGMGMLSPLGTDVPSTWQGILAGRSGIGPIEHTDLSAYSTRFGGSVKGFEVEQYLSAKEARKLDLFIQYGLAAGFQAVRNAGLEVTDANRERIGVAMGSGIGGLTNIEETSRTLHEQGPRRISPFFVPGSIINMISGFLSIHLGLQGPNYAIATACTTGTHCIGMAARNIAYGEADVMIAGGAEMAACGLGMGGFGASRALSTRNDEPTRASRPWDKGRDGFVLSDGAGALVLEELEHAKARGATIYAELVGFGMSGDAYHMTSPPDSGEGAARCMANALRDAGIQPEAVSYINAHGTSTPAGDIAEVAAIKRVFGEHAYKLAVSSTKSMTGHLLGAAGAVEAIFSVLAINSQMAPPTINLDEPDEGCDLDFVPHEARSMPIDVVLSNSFGFGGTNGSLVFRRFIG, encoded by the coding sequence GTGTCGCGTAGACGCGTCGTGGTCACCGGTATGGGTATGCTGTCGCCACTGGGTACCGATGTACCGAGCACCTGGCAGGGCATTCTGGCTGGCCGCAGTGGCATTGGTCCGATCGAACACACGGACCTGTCTGCCTACTCCACCCGTTTTGGCGGCTCGGTGAAAGGCTTCGAGGTTGAGCAGTACCTGTCGGCCAAAGAGGCCCGCAAGCTCGACCTGTTCATCCAGTACGGCCTGGCGGCCGGTTTCCAGGCGGTGCGTAACGCCGGCCTGGAAGTCACCGACGCCAACCGCGAGCGCATTGGCGTGGCCATGGGGTCGGGTATCGGCGGCCTGACCAACATCGAAGAAACCAGCCGCACCTTGCACGAGCAGGGCCCGCGCCGTATTTCGCCGTTCTTCGTGCCGGGTTCGATCATCAACATGATCTCCGGTTTCCTGTCGATTCACCTGGGTCTGCAGGGGCCGAACTACGCCATCGCCACCGCCTGCACCACGGGCACCCACTGCATTGGCATGGCCGCGCGCAACATCGCCTACGGTGAAGCGGACGTGATGATCGCCGGTGGCGCCGAAATGGCCGCTTGCGGCCTGGGCATGGGCGGCTTCGGTGCATCCCGTGCGCTGTCGACCCGCAACGATGAGCCAACCCGTGCCAGCCGTCCGTGGGACAAGGGCCGTGATGGCTTCGTGCTGTCCGACGGTGCCGGTGCGCTGGTGCTCGAAGAGCTCGAGCACGCCAAGGCCCGTGGTGCGACCATTTATGCCGAGCTGGTCGGTTTCGGCATGAGCGGTGACGCCTACCACATGACTTCGCCGCCCGATAGCGGTGAAGGTGCTGCCCGTTGCATGGCCAATGCCCTGCGCGACGCTGGCATCCAGCCTGAAGCGGTCAGCTACATCAACGCCCACGGCACCTCGACCCCGGCCGGCGACATCGCCGAAGTGGCGGCGATCAAACGCGTGTTCGGCGAGCATGCCTACAAGTTGGCGGTAAGCTCGACCAAGTCGATGACAGGCCACCTGCTCGGCGCTGCCGGCGCGGTAGAGGCGATCTTCAGCGTGCTGGCGATCAACAGCCAGATGGCGCCGCCGACCATCAACCTCGACGAGCCGGACGAAGGCTGCGACCTCGACTTCGTACCGCACGAAGCGCGCAGCATGCCGATCGACGTGGTGTTGTCCAACTCGTTCGGCTTTGGCGGCACCAACGGTTCGCTGGTGTTCCGCCGGTTCATCGGTTGA
- the pabC gene encoding aminodeoxychorismate lyase: MHSWIDGQPATAINLQNRGLAYGDGLFETIAVRGGRPSLLDGHLARLALGCQRLMINADLALVRDEILRFASQLGDGVAKLVLTRGDSQRGYAPVAGVAPRRILQGSPLPSYPVEHAEHGVRLFPCQTRLGEQPLLAGLKHLNRLEQVLARAEWQDSEHAEGLMRDGQGRVIEGVYSNLFLVRDGVLLTADLSRCGVAGVMRGALLEQAQRLGIAVKVRDIAFDELQQADEVFVCNSVYGVWPVRGIAALNWSPGPLTRKLQAVARTLLDT; the protein is encoded by the coding sequence ATGCACAGCTGGATCGACGGCCAGCCCGCGACTGCGATCAATTTGCAGAACCGCGGCCTGGCCTACGGCGATGGCCTGTTCGAGACCATCGCCGTGCGGGGTGGCCGGCCCAGTCTGCTGGACGGCCACCTGGCTCGCCTGGCGCTGGGTTGCCAGCGGCTGATGATCAACGCCGACCTGGCGCTGGTGCGTGATGAAATCCTGCGCTTCGCCAGTCAGCTGGGCGACGGTGTCGCCAAGCTGGTCCTCACCCGTGGCGACAGCCAACGTGGCTACGCACCGGTTGCCGGCGTTGCGCCGCGCCGGATCCTCCAGGGCAGCCCGCTGCCCAGCTATCCTGTCGAACATGCCGAGCACGGCGTGCGGCTGTTCCCCTGCCAGACCCGGCTTGGGGAGCAACCGTTACTGGCCGGTCTCAAACACCTCAATCGCCTGGAGCAGGTGCTGGCCCGTGCCGAATGGCAGGACAGCGAACATGCCGAGGGCCTGATGCGTGACGGGCAGGGCAGGGTGATCGAAGGCGTATACAGCAATCTGTTCCTGGTGCGCGATGGCGTGCTGCTCACGGCTGACCTCAGCCGTTGCGGCGTAGCTGGCGTGATGCGCGGTGCCCTGCTGGAGCAGGCGCAACGGCTGGGCATCGCGGTAAAGGTGCGTGATATCGCATTCGACGAACTGCAACAGGCGGATGAAGTGTTCGTCTGCAACAGTGTCTACGGTGTCTGGCCCGTGCGTGGAATTGCCGCGCTGAACTGGTCGCCGGGCCCGCTCACCCGTAAACTGCAGGCCGTTGCCCGTACGTTACTGGATACCTGA
- the mltG gene encoding endolytic transglycosylase MltG has protein sequence MRRKFLLLLEMGLILAGLALGWSAWKINSVLEQPLHVAEERLLDVPNGTNPNRMFYRMQADGLLDDAVWLRLYWRFNMAGTQLHTGEYRLTPGMTVEDLFDVWRRGDVVQYNLTLVEGWTFRQVRSAVAKHEKLKHTLDGLSDSEVMDKLGHTGVFPEGRFFPDTYRFVRGMSDVELLQQAYMRLDEVLAKEWAERTTDLPYRDPYQALIMASLVEKETGIPQERGQIAGVFVRRLRLGMMLQTDPTVIYGMGERYNGKISRADLREPTPYNTYTMTGLPPTPIAMVGREAIHAALNPSDGTSLYFVARGDGSHVFSDDLDDHNSAVREFQLKRRADYRSSPGPQSAPEDAAEPAEQDPASEATPADAPTPDEQH, from the coding sequence GTGAGACGCAAATTCCTGCTGCTGCTGGAAATGGGCTTGATCCTCGCCGGCCTGGCCCTGGGCTGGTCGGCCTGGAAGATCAACTCGGTGCTGGAGCAGCCCCTGCACGTGGCCGAAGAGCGCCTGCTCGACGTGCCCAACGGCACCAACCCCAACCGCATGTTCTATCGCATGCAGGCCGACGGCTTGCTCGACGACGCTGTCTGGCTGCGCCTGTACTGGCGCTTCAACATGGCCGGCACACAGTTGCATACCGGCGAGTATCGCCTCACCCCGGGCATGACCGTGGAAGATCTGTTCGACGTCTGGCGCCGTGGCGATGTGGTGCAGTACAACCTGACCCTGGTCGAAGGCTGGACCTTCCGCCAGGTGCGTTCGGCGGTGGCCAAGCATGAAAAGCTCAAGCACACCCTGGATGGCCTTTCCGACTCTGAAGTGATGGACAAGCTCGGCCACACCGGCGTGTTCCCTGAAGGCCGCTTCTTCCCTGATACCTACCGTTTCGTGCGCGGCATGAGTGACGTCGAGCTGCTGCAGCAGGCGTACATGCGCCTGGACGAAGTGCTGGCCAAGGAATGGGCCGAGCGCACCACTGACCTGCCTTACCGTGATCCCTACCAGGCTTTGATCATGGCCTCGCTGGTGGAGAAGGAAACCGGCATCCCCCAGGAGCGCGGGCAGATCGCTGGCGTCTTCGTGCGTCGCTTGCGCCTGGGCATGATGCTGCAGACCGACCCGACGGTGATCTATGGCATGGGTGAGCGCTACAACGGCAAGATTTCCCGCGCCGACCTGCGTGAGCCGACGCCCTACAACACCTACACCATGACTGGCCTGCCACCGACACCGATCGCCATGGTCGGGCGCGAGGCGATCCATGCTGCGCTCAACCCGTCCGATGGCACCAGCCTGTACTTCGTCGCCCGTGGCGATGGCAGCCACGTGTTCTCTGATGACCTGGACGATCACAACTCGGCGGTGCGCGAGTTTCAGCTCAAGCGTCGTGCGGATTACCGGTCCAGCCCGGGGCCACAAAGTGCACCTGAGGACGCCGCCGAGCCTGCTGAGCAGGACCCTGCCAGCGAGGCCACGCCGGCCGACGCGCCAACGCCTGACGAACAACATTAA
- the tmk gene encoding dTMP kinase yields MSGLFITLEGPEGAGKSTNRDYLAARLREQGLDVVLTREPGGTPLAEKVRELLLAPSDEVMAADTELLLVFAARAQHLAEVIRPALARGAVVLCDRFTDATYAYQGGGRGLSVERIAALEQFVQGDLRPDLTLVFDLPVEVGLARAAARGRLDRFEQEGQAFFEAVRQAYLQRAHGAPQRYSLLDAAQPLKAVQLAIDALLPAIVGRCRG; encoded by the coding sequence GTGAGCGGCTTGTTTATTACCCTTGAAGGCCCCGAAGGCGCGGGCAAGAGCACCAACCGTGATTACCTGGCCGCGCGCCTGCGCGAACAGGGCCTGGACGTGGTGCTGACCCGCGAGCCTGGCGGTACGCCGCTGGCTGAAAAAGTCCGCGAGCTGTTGCTGGCGCCGAGTGACGAAGTGATGGCCGCAGATACCGAGCTGCTGCTGGTATTCGCTGCCCGTGCCCAGCATCTGGCCGAAGTGATTCGCCCGGCGCTTGCCCGTGGTGCGGTGGTGCTTTGTGATCGCTTTACCGATGCTACTTACGCCTACCAGGGTGGTGGCCGCGGCCTGTCCGTGGAGCGTATCGCTGCGCTGGAGCAATTCGTCCAGGGTGACCTGCGCCCGGACCTGACCCTGGTCTTCGACCTGCCTGTGGAAGTCGGCCTGGCTCGCGCCGCCGCGCGCGGTCGCCTGGACCGCTTCGAGCAGGAAGGTCAGGCCTTCTTCGAAGCCGTGCGCCAAGCCTATCTGCAACGCGCCCATGGCGCACCGCAGCGCTACAGCCTGCTCGACGCCGCCCAGCCACTAAAGGCGGTGCAGCTTGCCATCGATGCGCTGCTGCCTGCCATCGTGGGGCGTTGCCGTGGCTGA
- a CDS encoding DNA polymerase III subunit delta', giving the protein MAEAYPWQQALWQQLAGRARHAHAYLLHGPQGIGKRALAERLMARLLCQQPQGLDACGQCKSCLLLKAGSHPDNFVLEPEEADKPIKVDQVRELVSFVVQTAQLGGRKVVLIEPVEAMNVNASNALLKSLEEPSGDTVLLLVSHQPSRLLPTIKSRCQQVVCPQPSLAQSQAWLATALPDSDEAEREELLTLAAGSPLMAVSLQAQGVREQRALVTDGVKKLLKQQQSPSQLAEAWSSVPLLLLFDWFCDWSHLILRYQLTQDEEGLGLADMRKVVQYLAQKARQGKVLEVQAWILEQRQKVLGKANLNRVLLLEALLAHWVQLPGSR; this is encoded by the coding sequence GTGGCTGAGGCCTACCCCTGGCAGCAGGCGCTGTGGCAGCAACTGGCAGGGCGTGCCCGGCACGCCCATGCCTACCTACTGCACGGGCCGCAGGGCATTGGCAAGCGCGCCCTGGCCGAGCGGCTGATGGCGCGTCTGCTGTGCCAGCAGCCGCAGGGGCTGGATGCCTGCGGGCAGTGTAAGTCGTGCCTGCTGCTCAAGGCCGGTAGCCACCCGGACAACTTCGTGCTGGAGCCGGAAGAGGCCGACAAGCCGATCAAGGTCGACCAGGTGCGCGAGCTGGTGTCGTTCGTGGTGCAGACGGCGCAGCTGGGCGGGCGTAAAGTGGTGCTGATCGAGCCGGTCGAGGCGATGAACGTCAATGCCTCCAACGCCTTGCTCAAGAGCCTGGAAGAGCCTTCGGGCGATACCGTGCTGCTGTTGGTCAGTCACCAGCCCAGCCGCTTGTTGCCGACGATCAAGAGCCGCTGCCAGCAAGTTGTCTGCCCACAGCCGAGCCTGGCGCAGAGCCAGGCCTGGCTGGCCACGGCATTGCCCGACAGCGACGAGGCCGAGCGCGAGGAGCTGCTGACCCTGGCCGCCGGTTCGCCGCTGATGGCGGTCAGCCTGCAAGCGCAAGGTGTGCGTGAGCAACGGGCCTTGGTGACCGACGGGGTGAAGAAGCTGCTCAAGCAGCAGCAATCGCCCAGCCAGTTGGCCGAGGCCTGGAGCAGTGTGCCGTTGTTGTTGCTGTTCGACTGGTTCTGCGACTGGTCGCACCTGATCCTGCGTTACCAGTTGACCCAGGATGAAGAGGGGTTGGGCTTGGCCGACATGCGCAAGGTGGTGCAGTACCTGGCGCAGAAGGCCCGTCAGGGCAAGGTGCTGGAGGTCCAGGCGTGGATCCTCGAGCAGCGCCAGAAGGTGCTCGGCAAAGCCAACCTCAATCGCGTATTGCTGCTGGAAGCGCTGCTGGCCCATTGGGTACAGCTGCCGGGTTCCCGCTGA